The region AATAGAAGAAAAGAAAATTAGCATAAAAAATAGCTCTACTTTTGGCGTAGAGCTATTTTTTATGTTTTCGTTCATGGTCAATAAGCCATTGTTTTCGATCAAGTCCCCCTACATAGCCTGTTAAAGATTGATTAGCACCAATGACTCGATGACAGGGGATAACAATTCCAATCTTATTCTTATTATTTGCATTTCCAACAGCACGACACGCTTTAGGGTTATTAATTGAATCTGCAACATCTTTGTAGCTTACCAAACTCCCATAAGGAATCTCTGATAAAGCATTCCAAACTGACTTTTGAAATTCAGTTCCCTCTAATACACAATCAAGCTCGAATTTCACTCGCTCACCTTTAAAATATTCATCAAGTTGAATCAAAGTTTTCTTAAGAATTTCAGGTTGCACTGTTGTCTCTTGAATCTTATCCACAAACCACAATTCACGTAAAAAATGCTCATCTGTTATTATTTCAATTAAGCCAATAGGTGACTCATAATAACCAATAAATTTACTCATACTTCATCAAAACCTCCTCATATCGTGAATGTTCATTCACTGTGTTTCGAGGATTTTAAATCCTTTATTAACATAAAAACTAGTTGATTTCACATTATCTTTATAAATGCAGAGGCTTAGACGATTTATAATTGAAATAAGTGATTAAAACATGGAAAATTAAGAAAATAATCATAGGAATAATTGCTAAAAAATTACGAAGTAGGATAGCTCCTAATATAAAATAGATAACAGGAACAATGGACATGGCTAATAAAATAGTTAATGTTTTACGCCCTAAAAATAATAATCCCCACAGGAGATAATAAAAAATTAAAAATAGAGCTATAATAGACACTAAACTCATAGAAATTACAGGCTGATTGATAGGCTCAAAGAAAATTAACAAACCAATAAAAATAAATTGGGCACCATGTTCAATCATATCAAGTGTTCTATGTGAATTAGGAGACGTTTCAGAACCGAATTTTTCTAAAAATATAAAATATAAAACATTAGGTAACATGGGTAGTAAAACAAGAAGAAATCCTGCCATAGAAAAATTAAATGATAGATTCATTTTTAACTCCTTTAGTTGTGGTTATTTAGAAAAGTATTTATCAATTTGATGCATCATAGATTCTTTATTTTTATTAAACTGTTTAAAACGGTGACCGTTAGCTCCTGAAGGGTGTGGAAATCCCTTTAGGATGTGCGATTCATTTATTAAACCTTCTTGTGCTAAATAAAGTAGAACTTCTTCAACACTTTTCCCAAGAGGAATAATTAAAACAGGATCGAGTTTATTTAATTCAGTTATAAAGTTATCTTTTACATAGGACATCAACATAGGCGATTTTAATAGATTAGGTGTATGACCTGTATAATTTTTTCCTTTTACAAATACAGAATAAGGGATAAGCGATATTGTATGAAGAAGATCATCATGCTCTTCAAACAGTTCAGAAGCGTTAGTTATCCCCAATTTATCAGTTAAGTTTAATTGATTAAGAAATTGAATTAAATTTTGACGTAGGCTCCCACTAAAACGACCTGCTTTTTTACAACGATATTGAATTTCATCAAGTGATAGATTTTCTTCAAAACAGCTTCTAGCTTCAGAGATAGCCCTTGACATCTGTTCAAATCCAGGTGTAATTCCTACAATAAAAATCTTTGCTTGAGGATTTAAATATTCATTATGAGGAGCATAATAGATTTCAACAGCCCCCTGTTGTTCAATTAAAAAATCAGGCGTTAACAACTCTTCTTTCGTATACTTCTTTTTTAGGGGTAAAACTTTAATTACATTAGTAAATTGTTTTAGGTTATATTTCATTACTAAATCTCCTTTTATTCTTTTTAAATACTTCCTTACATAAACTAGCAAAAGTAGGGGAGGGATTTTATGAATTTTAAAAATGTGTGGTTTACTTTATTGTGGCGTATCTTAATTATTATTAGTACAGCCTACGGAATTTACGCGGGTGTATTTCTTATAAGTGGAGAAACAAATTTTAAAATTTTATTGTATTACACGATGCAAAGCAATTTATGGTGTTTGATTTTATATAGTTATATCGTAGTTAAAATGTTATATCAGCTAAGAAAACACCAATCAATTCAAAAAAAAATATGCTCATCTTGGCTTAAAGGTGGATTAACATCGGCAATTCTAGTCACCTTTTTATTATAC is a window of Turicibacter sanguinis DNA encoding:
- a CDS encoding methylated-DNA--[protein]-cysteine S-methyltransferase, which gives rise to MSKFIGYYESPIGLIEIITDEHFLRELWFVDKIQETTVQPEILKKTLIQLDEYFKGERVKFELDCVLEGTEFQKSVWNALSEIPYGSLVSYKDVADSINNPKACRAVGNANNKNKIGIVIPCHRVIGANQSLTGYVGGLDRKQWLIDHERKHKK
- a CDS encoding uracil-DNA glycosylase family protein; translated protein: MKYNLKQFTNVIKVLPLKKKYTKEELLTPDFLIEQQGAVEIYYAPHNEYLNPQAKIFIVGITPGFEQMSRAISEARSCFEENLSLDEIQYRCKKAGRFSGSLRQNLIQFLNQLNLTDKLGITNASELFEEHDDLLHTISLIPYSVFVKGKNYTGHTPNLLKSPMLMSYVKDNFITELNKLDPVLIIPLGKSVEEVLLYLAQEGLINESHILKGFPHPSGANGHRFKQFNKNKESMMHQIDKYFSK